A stretch of Candidatus Sphingomonas phytovorans DNA encodes these proteins:
- a CDS encoding FAD-binding oxidoreductase, with protein sequence MSTASPIGELAGRFSGRLLTDPEDMAPFLVDWRKLWRGAASAVVQPDSTEDVAAIVRWCGEHHVAIVPQGGNTGMSGGATPEVEGDVIVLSLARMNRIRAVDPLDNVIIVDAGCILQAVQEAADEVGRLFPLSLGAEGSCTIGGNLATNAGGTGVLRYGNARDLCLGIEAVTAQGEVWDGLRRLRKDNSGYDLRDLFIGSEGTLGIITGAVMRLFPRPAARVAAFVALSSVASALALFDRARATLDTALTACEFLSEECLALLLDHRPDLRRPLAEAAPWYVLIELSGLEEEAKLRAALEDLLAGAFERGDVIDAAIAGSVAQTRAFWALREGISEAQGAIGKTIKHDVAVPLSRIPAFLAEADAAIASRWPEIRFVTFGHLGDGNIHYNFSPPRGGDQQAFLADQDAINRVTHDIVVRHGGTVSAEHGLGQLRHHEAARYRPSVETALMRVVKQALDPLGLMNPGKVLP encoded by the coding sequence ATGAGCACGGCGTCGCCGATCGGGGAACTTGCCGGCCGCTTTTCCGGACGGTTGCTGACCGACCCGGAGGACATGGCACCCTTCCTTGTCGACTGGCGCAAGCTGTGGCGCGGTGCGGCGAGTGCGGTGGTCCAGCCGGACAGCACTGAGGATGTCGCCGCGATCGTGCGCTGGTGCGGCGAACACCACGTCGCGATCGTGCCGCAAGGGGGCAATACCGGCATGTCCGGCGGCGCGACGCCCGAGGTGGAGGGCGATGTGATCGTCCTCTCGCTCGCGCGGATGAACCGGATCCGCGCCGTCGATCCGCTGGACAATGTCATCATTGTCGATGCCGGCTGCATTCTTCAGGCGGTGCAGGAGGCGGCCGATGAGGTCGGTCGCCTGTTCCCACTCAGCCTGGGGGCGGAGGGATCCTGCACGATTGGCGGCAATCTCGCGACGAATGCCGGCGGAACCGGGGTATTGCGCTACGGAAATGCCCGCGACCTGTGCCTGGGGATCGAGGCCGTCACTGCGCAGGGCGAGGTGTGGGACGGGCTCAGGCGGTTGCGCAAGGACAATAGTGGCTATGATCTGCGCGATCTCTTTATTGGCTCGGAAGGCACGCTGGGGATCATCACCGGTGCGGTGATGCGGCTTTTTCCGAGACCGGCGGCACGCGTCGCGGCCTTTGTCGCCCTGTCGTCGGTCGCATCGGCGCTGGCTCTGTTCGATCGTGCCCGCGCGACGCTCGACACGGCCCTGACCGCTTGCGAGTTCCTGTCGGAGGAATGCCTCGCCCTGCTGCTCGATCATCGGCCCGACCTGCGCCGACCGTTGGCGGAGGCGGCGCCCTGGTATGTCCTGATCGAGCTGAGCGGCCTGGAGGAGGAAGCAAAACTTCGTGCGGCACTGGAGGATCTGCTCGCCGGAGCGTTCGAGCGAGGGGATGTGATCGACGCAGCGATTGCCGGATCGGTGGCGCAGACCCGTGCCTTCTGGGCGTTGCGCGAGGGTATTTCCGAGGCGCAGGGGGCGATCGGCAAGACGATCAAGCACGACGTCGCGGTGCCGCTGTCCCGCATCCCCGCCTTTCTGGCGGAGGCCGATGCAGCGATCGCCTCGCGCTGGCCGGAGATTCGCTTCGTCACCTTCGGTCACCTCGGGGACGGCAATATCCACTATAATTTCTCGCCCCCGCGCGGCGGCGATCAGCAGGCGTTCCTGGCGGATCAGGATGCGATCAATCGCGTGACTCACGATATCGTCGTTCGGCATGGCGGCACGGTCTCCGCCGAACATGGTCTTGGCCAGCTGCGTCACCATGAGGCGGCACGCTACAGGCCGTCTGTCGAGACCGCCCTGATGCGGGTCGTCAAACAGGCGCTCGATCCCCTGGGGTTGATGAACCCTGGGAAGGTCCTGCCATGA
- a CDS encoding fumarylacetoacetate hydrolase family protein — protein sequence MSVLDGPRIERRRVVVDGSACWGTMVDPITLRLDDGRSVDPAALVHLPPCAVPPSKIIAVHLSYASRGVETRNNPSPTETPTYFTKPVTALNGHNGQLIKPDGIRYLNYEGEFAAIIGKLARNITPDEAWDHIAGFAPVLDMGAQDFRDTDQGSMLRVKGMDGFCPIGPGVVSGVDPRNEMLRTYRNGLLVQEAAIGDEMVWGPDYMIADIARYITLLPGDIICTGTPAHSRSLDPGDTIEVEITNIGRLRNTVVAGPRPRADAIGHPPMDTPEVRRVALGFDERVRDDLKANYRAASGE from the coding sequence ATGAGCGTGCTGGACGGTCCGCGCATCGAACGGCGACGGGTCGTCGTCGACGGATCGGCTTGCTGGGGCACGATGGTCGATCCGATCACGCTTCGGCTGGATGACGGGCGTTCGGTGGATCCGGCCGCGCTTGTCCATCTGCCACCTTGCGCGGTTCCGCCGAGCAAGATCATCGCGGTCCATCTGAGCTATGCGTCGCGCGGGGTCGAGACGCGGAACAACCCCAGCCCGACCGAAACGCCGACCTATTTCACCAAGCCCGTCACCGCGCTCAACGGCCATAACGGCCAGCTCATCAAGCCTGACGGTATTCGCTATCTCAACTACGAGGGCGAGTTCGCGGCGATCATCGGCAAGCTCGCGCGCAATATCACCCCCGATGAGGCCTGGGATCATATCGCCGGCTTCGCGCCGGTGCTCGACATGGGCGCGCAGGATTTCCGCGACACCGACCAGGGATCGATGTTGCGGGTCAAGGGAATGGACGGCTTCTGCCCGATCGGGCCGGGCGTGGTATCGGGCGTTGATCCACGCAACGAAATGCTGCGCACCTATCGCAACGGGCTGCTGGTGCAGGAAGCGGCGATCGGTGACGAGATGGTGTGGGGACCGGACTATATGATCGCCGACATCGCCCGCTACATCACGCTGCTGCCAGGCGACATCATCTGCACCGGCACCCCGGCCCATTCGCGGTCGCTCGATCCCGGCGACACGATCGAGGTCGAGATCACCAATATCGGGCGATTGCGCAACACCGTCGTCGCCGGTCCCCGGCCCCGCGCGGACGCGATCGGCCATCCGCCGATGGATACGCCCGAGGTGCGCCGTGTCGCGCTCGGCTTCGACGAGCGGGTGCGCGATGATCTCAAGGCCAATTATCGCGCCGCGTCGGGAGAATGA
- a CDS encoding aldehyde dehydrogenase family protein, producing the protein MQDIIIGSGVVSPLHYIDGRRVSSTEQFDLFSPIDQRRLGRVAQGLAEHVDAAVTAAAHAFPNWAALGAEGRLPYLRRFAEEIGKRADLLCEAEANDAGVLLSRMRHGIVPRAMLNITFFAEAALTLQDRTIETAQALHHVRHDPAGVCAIITPWNAPLMLSTWKAGPALAAGNTIVIKPPEWAPLTCSILADAADAAGLPAGVFNVVQGDGAVTGDLLVRDPRVARISFTGSVATARKIAQVAGANLVPCSLELGGKSPFIVLEDADLDAAAATGALMYRNATQVCLAGTRFLVHERVRDRFVAAMRAIVEQLVVGDPREELTEVGPIIHPRQVDRIIGYVERARRAGATVLWGGEPDPAGALYYKPTMLTDVAQDSEIVQQEVFGPVLVLQTFADDAEAVRLANDTVYGLGGVCYGEEAHAKAVAEQVQTGFIWINSFGIRDLAAPFGGCRNSGIGREGGDWSFEFFSNIKDVVVPKQPFKPSFSHR; encoded by the coding sequence ATGCAAGACATCATCATCGGCAGTGGGGTGGTTTCCCCTTTGCACTATATCGACGGCCGGCGAGTCTCGTCGACCGAGCAGTTCGACCTGTTCTCGCCGATCGACCAGCGTCGACTGGGCAGGGTCGCGCAAGGTCTGGCTGAGCATGTCGACGCCGCGGTGACAGCTGCCGCGCACGCCTTTCCCAATTGGGCAGCGCTCGGCGCAGAGGGACGCCTGCCGTATCTGCGCCGCTTTGCCGAGGAGATCGGCAAGCGCGCCGACCTGCTGTGCGAGGCCGAAGCGAACGACGCGGGGGTTCTCCTGTCGCGGATGCGCCACGGCATCGTGCCGCGGGCGATGCTCAACATCACCTTCTTCGCAGAGGCGGCCCTGACTCTGCAGGACCGGACGATCGAGACGGCGCAGGCGCTCCATCACGTGCGGCACGATCCGGCCGGCGTGTGCGCGATCATCACGCCGTGGAACGCGCCGCTGATGCTGAGCACCTGGAAAGCGGGGCCTGCGCTTGCGGCGGGCAACACCATTGTCATCAAGCCGCCCGAATGGGCACCGCTCACCTGCTCGATCCTGGCTGATGCTGCCGATGCGGCGGGCTTGCCGGCAGGCGTGTTCAACGTGGTGCAGGGCGACGGCGCGGTGACCGGCGATCTGCTGGTGCGTGACCCACGCGTCGCACGGATCTCCTTTACGGGTTCGGTCGCGACGGCGCGGAAGATCGCCCAGGTCGCCGGCGCGAATCTGGTGCCGTGCAGTCTGGAACTGGGCGGGAAATCGCCCTTCATCGTCCTTGAGGATGCTGACTTGGACGCGGCTGCGGCGACTGGCGCGCTCATGTATCGCAATGCCACCCAGGTGTGCCTCGCCGGGACGCGGTTTCTGGTTCATGAGCGCGTTCGCGACCGGTTCGTCGCCGCGATGCGCGCCATCGTCGAGCAACTGGTCGTGGGCGACCCGCGCGAGGAACTGACCGAGGTGGGCCCGATCATCCACCCGCGCCAGGTCGATCGGATCATCGGCTATGTCGAACGGGCGAGGCGGGCCGGCGCGACAGTCTTGTGGGGCGGAGAGCCGGATCCTGCCGGTGCGCTCTACTACAAGCCGACGATGCTCACTGACGTCGCGCAGGATTCGGAGATCGTCCAGCAGGAAGTGTTCGGGCCGGTGCTGGTTCTTCAGACCTTCGCCGACGATGCAGAGGCGGTGCGCCTCGCCAACGACACCGTCTATGGGCTTGGCGGGGTCTGCTATGGTGAGGAAGCGCATGCGAAGGCGGTCGCCGAGCAGGTGCAGACCGGCTTTATCTGGATCAACAGCTTCGGCATCCGCGATCTCGCCGCACCCTTTGGCGGCTGCCGGAACAGCGGCATCGGCCGTGAGGGTGGCGACTGGAGCTTCGAGTTCTTCAGCAACATCAAGGACGTGGTCGTGCCGAAGCAGCCGTTCAAGCCAAGCTTCAGCCATCGCTGA
- a CDS encoding LysR family transcriptional regulator, which yields MTPRFTPRQLEAFIAAAELHSFRQAAGRIHLTPSAISNLIAELEGAVGFALFDRTTRKIALTPAGRSFLPAALAVQRQIGRAAAAADDIRDNREDVVRVAAPLVVASTLLPRLIAALSADSRFTIRVIDTPVVWLADRVAIGEADLAIGPDRDVPANIVQTRLFPTPWVFWCRPDHALAKSASLTWRELADIELFAAGRDHEERIWPQLVELDPACVPRRVQVVDHISTSLGMAAAGLGATFSPDYVAPLARSFGLVQRPLTDPDIMRHLSLYERVGGESAAVATVRDYIVDTAKQTAAALRAWPAPGGDEPWRKAD from the coding sequence ATGACCCCACGTTTCACCCCCCGCCAGCTCGAGGCGTTCATCGCCGCTGCGGAGCTTCACAGCTTCAGGCAGGCAGCCGGACGCATCCACCTTACCCCTTCCGCTATCAGCAACCTCATCGCGGAACTTGAAGGTGCGGTAGGGTTCGCCCTGTTCGACAGGACCACGCGAAAGATTGCGCTGACGCCGGCGGGGCGCAGTTTTCTTCCCGCCGCGCTCGCCGTCCAGCGCCAGATCGGACGGGCTGCGGCGGCCGCCGATGACATTCGCGACAATAGAGAGGACGTCGTTCGCGTGGCCGCGCCCCTCGTCGTCGCCTCGACGCTCCTTCCCCGGCTGATCGCCGCGCTATCGGCGGATTCGCGTTTCACCATCAGAGTGATCGATACACCGGTCGTCTGGCTGGCCGACCGGGTCGCAATCGGCGAAGCCGACCTGGCGATCGGACCCGACCGGGACGTGCCGGCCAATATTGTCCAAACACGGCTGTTTCCGACGCCATGGGTATTTTGGTGCAGGCCTGACCACGCCCTGGCCAAATCGGCCTCTCTCACATGGCGCGAACTGGCCGATATCGAGCTGTTCGCCGCCGGACGCGATCATGAGGAGAGAATCTGGCCGCAGCTTGTCGAGCTCGATCCTGCGTGCGTGCCCAGGCGAGTGCAGGTCGTCGACCACATCTCGACATCGCTGGGAATGGCGGCGGCTGGCCTCGGCGCCACCTTCTCCCCGGACTATGTCGCCCCGCTCGCCCGATCCTTCGGTCTTGTGCAGCGTCCACTGACCGATCCCGACATCATGCGACACTTGTCGCTCTATGAAAGGGTCGGAGGTGAGTCAGCTGCGGTCGCCACCGTCCGCGACTATATTGTCGATACCGCGAAACAGACCGCGGCGGCTCTGCGCGCGTGGCCGGCTCCCGGCGGTGACGAACCCTGGCGCAAAGCGGATTGA
- a CDS encoding TonB-dependent receptor: MRRRSAITLLLSGIALAPASACLAAPAAAASRTIALDIPASDLGAALNEVGRQAGIQISFPFDHASGHHVAPLKGRMTPLDAVRRLIVGTALTVREAGEGHILLTAGEQRTNAATSTNDEPTTEGDIVVTGFRLATRRALDTKRKSGQIIDAISQDEVSQLPDVNIVEAARRIPGISVMTDRDSSRGHDNYQYVTIRGLDSRYNLVTVDGAQIASADSSYRGAQLAMLPASLVSEIQAIKTVTAQYDPHALGGQLNLVTKSAFDTGTSLTAQAMGGWTSQTGKVVPDRNANIRADATGAILFGANHEFGLVVSGEYQQLHASALANLPGDTAGAGWTYYTAAGAATGDIANSTGRAVPVRVQDYAFDEKRERYSVNAKLEYRPNDRFGVSVFGGYYHELSDEDRYEALALPSSSYTPGASAETGRLNTGNYQLGLVAQPEKRRTWLVNGNAHYDFSDKLKLTAGASNSQAHYNEDRWMYKWNTGMVITPTSAATSNLPAYGYSYQNANGQPTIALNDPLAAAKAASYGPRYWRDIVYDIDNRVRGLHGELSWNFGANDRGLGIQAGVNQTLTHVESLLNYREWFAKDAASAALIGNLDQYSQSTVLTPLSAPGVNFYLIDAAKAKAVLLDHPEWFRQSTARVADGNNAFYELRESITAGYGQLRWQGDALNLQAGLRYDSTSVGVTTHLNGGSALVSRQRSYAYALPSAVATWNVTSAVKLRGGISETIGRPDYGQYGATTTMSLDLSSTLTPLTINQGNPDLKPRRSWNYDLSGEWYLGAGGLLSAALFYKDIHDEIFTKSTVGTGVYTDGATYGATITQPVNASRAAVKGAEIQIVKDRLDFLPGPLANLGVSLNATWLDGHFDFVSTNGATRRIGALFNQPNHIYNATLFYVDGPFSLRAAFNRIGASPVSVDSQFSWRDIWADSRDQLDLHASYNVTPWLQVIGQVQNVTNTAFEAHLGQNRELLQTRYPVGRTVWFGLVFKPGDRK; the protein is encoded by the coding sequence ATGCGTCGTCGTTCGGCTATCACCTTGCTGCTGTCAGGCATCGCGCTTGCGCCGGCATCCGCTTGCCTCGCTGCTCCGGCAGCGGCTGCGTCCCGCACAATCGCGCTCGATATTCCGGCATCGGACCTGGGCGCTGCCCTGAACGAAGTCGGGCGCCAGGCGGGAATCCAGATATCCTTTCCGTTCGATCACGCTTCCGGCCACCATGTGGCGCCGCTGAAGGGCCGGATGACGCCGCTCGATGCCGTGCGCCGGCTCATCGTCGGCACCGCGCTCACCGTGAGGGAGGCGGGCGAAGGCCATATCCTGCTGACCGCCGGGGAGCAGCGGACCAATGCAGCGACATCGACCAACGATGAGCCAACGACCGAAGGCGACATCGTCGTCACCGGCTTCCGCCTCGCTACCCGCCGCGCGCTCGATACCAAGCGCAAGAGCGGCCAGATCATCGACGCGATCAGCCAGGACGAGGTAAGCCAGCTTCCTGACGTCAACATCGTCGAAGCCGCGCGACGCATTCCCGGCATTTCAGTGATGACCGACCGGGATTCGAGCCGCGGACACGACAATTATCAATATGTCACGATCCGCGGACTCGACAGTCGCTACAATCTCGTCACCGTCGACGGCGCGCAGATCGCCAGCGCCGACAGCAGCTATCGCGGCGCACAGCTCGCGATGCTGCCTGCCTCGCTGGTCAGCGAGATCCAGGCGATCAAGACAGTGACGGCCCAATATGATCCGCACGCGCTTGGCGGCCAACTCAACCTCGTGACCAAGAGCGCGTTCGACACCGGCACCTCGCTCACGGCACAGGCAATGGGCGGCTGGACCTCACAGACCGGCAAGGTCGTCCCCGACAGGAACGCCAATATCCGGGCTGACGCGACCGGCGCGATCCTGTTCGGCGCGAACCATGAATTCGGTCTGGTCGTGTCGGGCGAATATCAGCAGCTCCATGCCTCGGCGCTGGCGAACCTGCCGGGGGACACCGCAGGTGCCGGCTGGACCTATTACACCGCCGCGGGCGCAGCGACCGGAGACATCGCCAATTCGACCGGACGCGCCGTGCCCGTGCGCGTGCAGGATTATGCCTTTGACGAGAAACGCGAACGCTACAGCGTCAACGCCAAGCTCGAATATCGTCCGAACGACCGCTTCGGCGTGTCGGTCTTCGGCGGCTATTATCACGAGCTTTCGGACGAGGACCGCTACGAGGCGCTCGCCCTTCCCTCCAGCAGCTACACGCCGGGCGCGTCGGCCGAAACAGGCAGGCTGAACACCGGCAACTACCAGCTCGGCCTCGTCGCCCAGCCGGAAAAGCGCCGTACCTGGCTGGTCAATGGCAACGCGCATTACGACTTCAGCGACAAGCTCAAGCTGACCGCCGGCGCGTCGAATTCCCAGGCGCACTACAATGAAGATCGCTGGATGTATAAATGGAACACGGGGATGGTCATCACCCCAACCTCGGCCGCCACCTCCAATCTTCCCGCCTATGGCTATAGCTACCAGAACGCCAACGGCCAGCCGACGATCGCGCTGAACGATCCTTTGGCGGCGGCGAAGGCCGCCAGTTACGGGCCGCGCTACTGGCGCGACATCGTCTATGACATCGACAACCGGGTGCGCGGCCTGCACGGCGAGCTGTCGTGGAATTTCGGCGCCAACGATCGCGGCCTCGGCATTCAGGCTGGCGTCAACCAGACGCTGACTCATGTCGAAAGCCTGCTCAACTATCGCGAATGGTTTGCGAAGGACGCCGCATCGGCGGCACTGATCGGCAATCTCGACCAATATTCGCAATCGACCGTGCTGACGCCGCTTTCCGCGCCGGGCGTCAACTTCTACCTGATCGACGCGGCCAAGGCGAAGGCAGTGCTGCTCGACCATCCCGAATGGTTCCGCCAGTCGACGGCGCGCGTCGCCGACGGCAACAACGCCTTTTACGAACTGCGCGAATCCATCACGGCGGGCTATGGCCAGCTCCGCTGGCAGGGCGATGCCCTGAACCTGCAGGCCGGGCTTCGGTACGACAGCACCTCGGTCGGCGTGACGACTCACCTCAACGGCGGCAGCGCGCTGGTGTCGCGGCAGCGCAGCTATGCCTATGCCCTGCCGTCGGCGGTGGCGACATGGAACGTCACAAGCGCGGTCAAGCTGCGCGGCGGCATCAGCGAGACGATCGGCCGCCCCGATTACGGCCAATATGGCGCGACCACGACCATGTCGCTCGACCTTTCGTCGACGCTCACCCCGCTGACGATCAACCAGGGTAACCCCGATCTGAAGCCACGCCGTTCCTGGAACTACGACCTTTCGGGCGAATGGTATCTCGGCGCTGGCGGGCTCCTTTCGGCGGCCCTGTTCTACAAGGACATCCACGACGAGATCTTCACCAAGTCCACGGTCGGAACCGGCGTCTATACCGATGGCGCAACCTATGGCGCGACGATCACCCAGCCGGTCAACGCCTCGCGCGCCGCCGTGAAGGGGGCCGAGATACAGATCGTCAAGGACCGGCTCGATTTCCTGCCGGGCCCGCTCGCCAATCTCGGCGTGTCACTCAACGCCACCTGGCTCGACGGCCATTTCGACTTCGTGTCGACCAACGGCGCCACCCGCCGGATCGGCGCGCTCTTCAACCAGCCGAACCATATCTACAACGCAACGCTCTTCTATGTGGACGGCCCGTTCAGCCTGCGGGCTGCATTCAACCGGATCGGCGCGTCGCCCGTATCGGTCGATTCGCAATTCAGCTGGCGTGATATCTGGGCGGATTCGCGCGACCAGCTCGATCTGCACGCCAGCTATAATGTGACGCCCTGGCTGCAGGTGATCGGCCAGGTCCAGAACGTGACGAACACGGCGTTCGAGGCGCATCTCGGCCAGAATCGCGAGTTGCTGCAGACGCGCTATCCGGTGGGCCGGACGGTGTGGTTCGGGCTCGTCTTCAAGCCCGGCGACAGGAAGTGA
- a CDS encoding sigma-70 family RNA polymerase sigma factor: protein MSWLRPIDAWFASSVLPHESELLRQARRWALDDDEARDLLHEAYAQLLQLDRWDQIANPAAYAVRIMRNTALQRMRRARIVPMRQFAALEEAEHPDPAPDSFAIAAGRDELRRMMTAIDALPLSCRRVVLLRKFEELPPRAIAERLGLSLSTVEKHLSRGILLLSRALRDLPIPADPAGLGETNGAARRLA from the coding sequence ATGTCCTGGCTTCGCCCGATCGATGCATGGTTCGCATCGTCAGTCCTTCCCCATGAGAGCGAGCTGCTCCGCCAGGCGCGGCGCTGGGCCCTTGACGACGACGAGGCCCGCGACCTGCTGCACGAGGCCTATGCCCAGCTTCTCCAACTCGACCGCTGGGACCAGATCGCCAACCCCGCAGCCTATGCCGTCCGCATCATGCGCAACACGGCGCTCCAGCGGATGCGCCGAGCGCGGATCGTGCCCATGCGCCAGTTCGCCGCGCTCGAAGAGGCCGAGCACCCCGACCCGGCGCCCGACAGTTTCGCCATCGCGGCGGGCCGCGACGAACTGCGGCGCATGATGACGGCGATCGATGCCCTGCCTCTTTCGTGCCGCCGCGTCGTCCTGCTGCGCAAGTTCGAGGAATTACCGCCCCGGGCGATCGCCGAACGGCTCGGGCTCAGTCTGTCGACAGTGGAGAAGCATCTGTCGCGGGGGATATTGCTGCTCTCGCGTGCCCTGCGCGACCTTCCCATTCCGGCCGACCCAGCCGGTTTGGGTGAAACGAACGGCGCCGCACGCCGGCTAGCATGA
- a CDS encoding DUF4880 domain-containing protein: MTLSIERQERIEAEAADWLAALDAGCADVAAFEAWRASDPTHALAFIRMNAVWRDLDRLRSGHSAHEPAAAAAPPIMAAPRMALPRRTAIKAAFGMAGALAAGGAVFIASQAAAHTVETAIGERRRFYVADHTCLDLNTGGRLRWWLAEGQLEVELERGELALDLPQGTQPCTLHVGAARFRLGPGRFNVRLHAGEIVDLATIAGKAWMLPLHGRAGTALVAERRKLVVTDAKQEARPLSDGDIQTLSAWQEGEILFDGQPLTEAIAEYNRYLPAPIELARAEMGQVRLGGRFLTNDPSEFLKALRLNFGIRAEVRRDRIVLST; encoded by the coding sequence TTGACCCTATCGATCGAGCGCCAGGAGCGAATCGAGGCCGAAGCGGCCGATTGGCTCGCCGCACTCGACGCCGGATGCGCCGATGTGGCTGCCTTCGAGGCCTGGCGCGCGTCCGACCCTACGCATGCCCTCGCCTTCATCCGGATGAACGCCGTGTGGCGCGACCTCGATCGCTTGCGCAGTGGCCATTCCGCACATGAACCGGCCGCTGCGGCAGCCCCGCCAATCATGGCTGCTCCCCGCATGGCACTGCCGCGGCGCACCGCGATCAAGGCAGCCTTCGGCATGGCCGGGGCGCTGGCGGCGGGTGGCGCCGTCTTCATCGCAAGCCAGGCGGCGGCTCATACCGTGGAAACGGCGATCGGCGAGCGCAGGCGCTTCTACGTGGCGGATCATACCTGCCTCGACCTCAATACCGGAGGCCGGTTGCGCTGGTGGTTGGCCGAAGGCCAGCTGGAAGTCGAGCTTGAACGGGGCGAACTCGCCCTGGACCTTCCGCAAGGCACCCAACCCTGCACGCTTCATGTCGGTGCGGCGCGGTTTCGCCTGGGGCCCGGCCGGTTCAACGTGCGCTTGCACGCCGGAGAGATCGTCGACCTTGCGACCATCGCCGGCAAGGCCTGGATGCTGCCGCTCCATGGCCGTGCCGGGACCGCGCTTGTGGCAGAACGCCGCAAGCTGGTCGTTACCGATGCGAAACAGGAGGCAAGGCCCCTGTCGGACGGTGATATCCAGACGCTTTCGGCCTGGCAGGAGGGCGAGATCCTGTTCGACGGCCAGCCCCTGACGGAGGCGATCGCCGAATATAACCGCTACCTGCCCGCACCAATCGAACTGGCACGCGCCGAGATGGGCCAGGTTCGGCTGGGGGGCCGTTTCCTCACCAACGATCCGAGCGAATTCCTGAAGGCCCTTCGCCTCAATTTCGGTATTCGCGCCGAGGTGCGGCGGGACCGGATTGTCCTGTCGACCTGA
- a CDS encoding alkaline phosphatase D family protein — MLRKTRRDILKAGAIAAPALLTFSARAGVLLGSDTPFTLGVASGEPSPDGMVLWTRLAPHPLEAEGGMPPRRVPVRWQVAEDEGFARVVRSGTAAADPVAGHSVHVEVSGLRPGRPYFYRFVADGVASPVGRTRTAPAPGATVDHLRFCFGSCQKYEAGHYAAWRHVVADDPELILFLGDYIYENAPGNGGVRRHLNPEPFDVSGYRIRYATYKMDPLLQAAHAAAPWIVTWDDHEVANDYAGALDEHNGDPVAFLARRAAAYQAYWEHLPLRAAARPSGPDACLYRTLDWGTLAQFQVIDDRQFRGARACQPPELLAEHRDYLVGVLDCPQRHDTSRTMLGDVQERWLLDALGKTRAQWNFLAQQTLMTPFAMIDPRHPEQGAVVHPADRWEGYPAARDRIFRRWADAKTPNPVVLSGDIHAFTATDIHHPDRPDAAPVAAEFVGGSITSLNNHPGWREEAKANPGVRFAENEVRGYARVDLSGKGSEVLFRGLADARNPDSAVSTIARFEVESGRAGIAGAS, encoded by the coding sequence GTGCTTCGTAAGACTCGTCGGGATATCCTGAAGGCCGGTGCGATCGCCGCGCCTGCTTTGTTGACCTTCTCCGCACGCGCCGGCGTGCTGCTCGGCAGCGATACGCCGTTCACGCTCGGCGTGGCATCGGGCGAGCCGTCGCCCGACGGAATGGTCCTGTGGACGCGTCTCGCGCCGCACCCGCTTGAGGCCGAGGGCGGCATGCCGCCCCGCCGTGTCCCGGTGCGCTGGCAGGTGGCGGAGGATGAAGGATTCGCCCGCGTCGTCCGGTCGGGAACTGCCGCAGCCGATCCGGTGGCCGGCCATTCGGTGCATGTCGAAGTATCGGGCCTGCGTCCGGGGCGTCCCTATTTCTATCGGTTCGTCGCCGATGGCGTGGCGAGTCCGGTTGGCAGGACGCGGACGGCTCCGGCACCGGGAGCGACCGTCGACCACCTCCGTTTCTGCTTCGGCTCGTGCCAGAAATACGAAGCGGGCCATTACGCCGCCTGGCGCCACGTCGTCGCCGACGACCCCGAGCTGATCCTGTTCCTCGGCGACTATATCTATGAGAACGCCCCGGGCAATGGCGGCGTCCGTCGCCACCTCAATCCCGAACCCTTCGATGTATCGGGCTACCGGATACGCTACGCGACCTACAAGATGGACCCGCTGCTCCAGGCGGCTCATGCGGCCGCGCCGTGGATTGTCACCTGGGACGATCATGAGGTCGCGAACGATTATGCCGGTGCGCTGGACGAGCATAATGGCGATCCCGTCGCGTTTCTCGCGCGGCGCGCGGCAGCCTATCAGGCCTATTGGGAGCACTTGCCGCTACGAGCGGCTGCCCGTCCCTCGGGCCCCGATGCATGTCTCTACCGGACGCTGGACTGGGGAACGCTCGCCCAGTTCCAGGTGATCGACGACCGGCAGTTCCGGGGTGCCCGTGCCTGCCAGCCGCCCGAACTGCTCGCTGAGCATCGCGATTATCTGGTCGGGGTGCTCGATTGCCCGCAGCGCCATGATACATCCCGTACGATGCTCGGCGACGTCCAGGAACGCTGGCTGCTCGACGCGTTGGGGAAGACGCGCGCGCAGTGGAATTTCCTCGCGCAGCAGACCCTGATGACGCCGTTCGCGATGATCGATCCCCGTCATCCGGAACAGGGCGCGGTCGTCCATCCGGCCGATCGCTGGGAAGGCTATCCGGCCGCGCGCGACCGGATCTTCCGCCGCTGGGCGGACGCGAAGACGCCCAACCCTGTCGTGCTGAGTGGCGATATCCACGCCTTCACCGCCACCGATATCCACCATCCCGATCGTCCCGATGCCGCGCCCGTCGCCGCGGAGTTCGTCGGCGGATCGATCACCTCGCTCAACAACCATCCCGGATGGCGTGAGGAGGCTAAGGCCAACCCCGGGGTTCGCTTCGCCGAAAATGAGGTGCGCGGCTATGCCAGGGTGGACTTGAGCGGGAAGGGCAGCGAAGTCCTGTTTCGCGGCCTGGCCGATGCCCGCAATCCCGACTCCGCCGTATCGACGATTGCGCGCTTCGAGGTGGAATCCGGGCGGGCGGGCATTGCTGGCGCAAGCTGA